One region of Glycine max cultivar Williams 82 chromosome 9, Glycine_max_v4.0, whole genome shotgun sequence genomic DNA includes:
- the LOC100777194 gene encoding probable protein kinase At2g41970 has protein sequence MLCCGGAEEDFGIPPGNQYNASPKKGNAYNGGGGGDRGEPRGNVVKNGAPQKTLPIEIPAISLDELDRLTSNFSTEALIGEGSYGKVYYAKLSDGMEAAIKKLDTSSSPDPDSDFAAQLSIVSRLKNEHFVELMGYCLEENYRILVYQYASLGSLHDVLHGRKGVQGAEPGPILNWSQRIKIAFGAAKGLEFLHEKCQPSIVHRDVRSSNVLLFNDYESKVADFNLTNQSSDTAARLHSTRVLGTFGYHAPEYAMTGQITQKSDVYSFGVVLLELLTGRKPVDHTMPKGQQSLVTWATPRLSEDKVKQCVDPKLNNEYPPKAIAKLAAVAALCVQYEADFRPNMTIVVKALQPLLNSKPTSVDPDT, from the exons ATGTTGTGTTGTGGAGGTGCAGAAGAGGATTTTGGCATTCCACCTGGAAATCAATATAATGCATCACCTAAAAAGGGTAATGCATATAATGGTGGAGGAG GAGGTGACAGAGGCGAGCCTAGGGGTAATGTTGTAAAAAATGGTGCTCCACAAAAAACATTGCCAATTGAGATACCCGCTATTTCATTGGATGAGTTAGATCGATTAACAAGCAACTTTAGTACAGAGGCTTTGATAGGAGAAGGTTCTTATGGGAAGGTTTACTATGCAAAATTGAGCGACGGTATGGAAGCTGCAATCAAGAAGCTGGATACAAGTTCTTCCCCAGACCCTGACTCTGATTTTGCAGCACAA TTATCAATTGTTTCAAGATTGAAGAATGAGCATTTTGTGGAGTTGATGGGGTATTGTCTTGAGGAAAATTATAGAATTTTGGTTTATCAATATGCAAGTTTGGGTTCTTTGCATGATGTGTTACACG GAAGAAAAGGAGTGCAAGGTGCTGAACCTGGTCCAATTTTAAATTGGagtcaaagaataaaaattgcatTTGGTGCAGCAAAAGGACTTGAGTTTCTTCATGAAAAGTGTCAACCTTCTATAGTTCATCGCGATGTTAGATCTAGCAATGTCTTACTCTTCAATGACTATGAGTCCAAGGTTGCAGATTTCAACTTGACAAATCAATCTTCTGACACTGCAGCACGACTACATTCAACAAGAGTCTTAGGAACATTTGGCTATCATGCTCCAGA GTATGCCATGACAGGCCAAATAACCCAAAAAAGCGATGTTTATAGTTTTGGAGTTGTGCTTTTGGAACTTTTAACAGGAAGAAAGCCAGTAGACCATACAATGCCTAAAGGGCAACAAAGTCTTGTCACTTGG GCAACTCCAAGATTGAGTGAGGACAAagtgaaacaatgtgtggaTCCTAAACTAAACAATGAATACCCACCCAAGGCAATTGCTAAG TTAGCAGCAGTTGCAGCACTTTGTGTACAATATGAAGCTGACTTTAGGCCAAACATGACTATTGTTGTCAAAGCTCTTCAACCACTTCTTAATTCAAAACCGACTAGTGTTGATCCAGACACTTGA